The following proteins are encoded in a genomic region of Arachis ipaensis cultivar K30076 chromosome B02, Araip1.1, whole genome shotgun sequence:
- the LOC107627064 gene encoding protein FAR-RED IMPAIRED RESPONSE 1-like, producing MNNQYSQNQCNAAVMNSQGTPMEETYVPETVMMEENGGLPKRQTHQTSTQLTQISWWKQRKNHEEEVLRKNRENMYKEERQGYEDSERNANEIGDPVEETSLSREEKQMEQYKGKKGYMVIKFNFEKAYDRVDEITDVIVTRKDELDSRHKVDKITDVIVTRKDELDSRHELPDHSGVSEEKIPVIGISFGSLSLAQKFYENYAKKVGFVTKIRNTNFDKTLKESKIPVNQSIQCTREGYRESRVNVATWTNRITATRCRARMYVMLDKEKESWVVSRLELRHSHPCLAKKAVHYHEYRELAMHAKCVITDNDEASIKPNKTYLALANEVGGSSNLSFSEKNVRNYITRKLRCADDNADFKGMMNYFVRMKEINPNFFYAIDVDDANKFRSALRVDVRCKASYEYYGDVVSFDTTYRRNRHGLPFAFFVGVNHHGKSTLLGCALLGREKIPSFEWVFTQWVRCVGTAPRGIITDQCKAMTGAIRKVLPDIVHRWCI from the exons ATGAACAACCAATACTCTCAAAACCAATGCAATGCAGCGGTTATGAATTCTCAAGGAACACCAATGGAAGAGACTTATGTCCCTGAGACTGTGATGATGGAAGAGAATGGAGGTCTCCCAAAGCGCCAGACCCACCAGACCTCCACTCAATTGACACAGATATCATGGTGGAAGCAGCGAAAAAACCATGAAGAGGAGGTGCTCAGGAAGAATAGAGAAAATATGTATAAAGAAGAGAGACAGGGGTATGAAGATAGTGAGAGGAATGCCAATGAGATTGGTGATCCAGTTGAGGAGACCTCCCTCAGCAGAGAAGAAAAGCAGATGGAGCA GTACAAAGGGAAGAAGGGATATATGGTGATTAAGTTTAACTTTGAGAAGGCTTATGATCGG GTTGACGAAATTACCGACGTCATTGTGACTAGAAAGGATGAGTTGGACTCGAGACACAAG GTCGACAAAATTACCGACGTCATTGTGACTAGAAAGGATGAGTTGGACTCGAGACATGAG TTGCCGGATCATAGTGGGGTCAGTGAAGAGAAAATTCCAGTCATAGGAATAAGTTTTGGTTCGTTGTCTCTGGCACAGAAATTTTATGAAAACTATGCAAAGAAAGTTGGGTTCGTTACTAAAATCAGGAACACGAATTTTGACAAGACGCTGAAGGAATCAAAGATACCGGTTAATCAATCTATTCAATGCACGCGAGAAGGTTATCGAGAGTCTCGGGTGAACGTAGCAACTTGGACAAACAGAATTACAGCCACGAGATGCAGAGCAAGGATGTATGTCATGCTGGAcaaggagaaggaaagttgggtTGTCTCTAGATTAGAATTGAGACATTCTCACCCCTgtttggctaagaaagctgtccACTATCATGAGTATCGGGAGTTGGccatgcatgctaagtgcgtCATTACGGATAACGACGAGGCTAGCATAAAACCCAACAAGACGTATCTAGCACTGGCAAACGAGGTTGGTGGGTCTTCAAACCTGAGTTTTTCAGAAAAGAATGTCAGAAATTACATTACAAGAAAACTCCGATGTGCCGACGACAATGCGGACTTTAAGGGGATGATGAATTATTTCGTTCGAATGAAGGAGATCAATCCCAACTTCTTTTATGCCATAGATGTTGACGATGCTAATAAATTCAGAAGCGCACTCCGAGTAGATGTAAGGTGCAAGGCTTCGTATGAATATTACGGAGATGTGGTGTCGTTTGACACCACTTACAGAAGAAACAG GCATGGTCTACCATTTGCATTCTTTGTCGGTGTAAACCACCATGGAAAGTCTACTCTTCTTGGTTGTGCTTTACTTGGGAGAGAGAAGATCCCTAGTTTTGAGTGGGTGTTCACGCAATGGGTGAGATGTGTCGGGACTGCGCCAAGGGGGATCATCACTGACCAATGCAAGGCCATGACCGGTGCTATTAGGAAGGTCCTACCAGATATTGTCCACCGATGGTGCATCTAG